A part of Thermosphaera sp. genomic DNA contains:
- a CDS encoding HIT domain-containing protein produces MKILWNPWRYEYVRKASRGEEECLFCRLQRINEEEGLVLYKGKHSFIVLNAYPYNSGHVMIAPFQHAPSIEKLPIKTLEEIMCLLNLSILAIRRAFNPDGFNIGVNIGRAAGAGVPDHVHFHLVPRWVGDTNFMATVAQVKTIPMSLEESYRVLRESLNAILAEHGECPSGV; encoded by the coding sequence GTGAAAATCCTTTGGAACCCGTGGCGCTACGAGTACGTTAGAAAAGCTTCCAGGGGCGAGGAGGAATGCTTGTTCTGCAGGCTTCAGAGGATCAACGAGGAGGAGGGCTTAGTGCTCTACAAGGGGAAGCACTCCTTCATAGTTTTGAACGCATACCCCTACAACTCTGGCCACGTCATGATCGCGCCGTTTCAGCACGCGCCTAGTATTGAGAAGCTCCCGATTAAAACCCTGGAGGAAATAATGTGCCTCCTAAACCTCTCGATCCTAGCGATAAGGAGGGCTTTCAACCCGGACGGCTTCAACATTGGAGTGAACATCGGGAGGGCGGCCGGGGCCGGGGTCCCAGACCACGTCCACTTCCACCTAGTTCCCAGGTGGGTGGGGGACACGAACTTCATGGCTACGGTCGCTCAGGTTAAGACTATACCCATGAGCCTCGAGGAGTCGTACCGGGTGTTGAGGGAATCCCTGAACGCGATCCTAGCAGAGCATGGTGAATGCCCCAGTGGTGTCTAA
- a CDS encoding A24 family peptidase C-terminal domain-containing protein yields MLDLEAARFIEYAKIIYTLVFLARFSIHDIVKREVADPEVYAYTGGAVLFYIASTALALQYLTPQYVLVQTIFSLAIAPGLFYALYVKGLMGLGDVYVASGLSLTFTYPVLFNLSNAPGTPVILPPVITIILYACASIILYSIVKALYTVLKYKEMVSQLSTKHKILLPILAKPMRIREYLETRFFYPLTIIEEREGGVAYAVRLTYDVEREEYTAHQERLKKLLEKGLVKPDDYIWVSYGIPFLALILMGLVLFLLIGDGPLTPGLPR; encoded by the coding sequence ATGCTGGATTTAGAGGCGGCCCGCTTCATCGAGTACGCTAAGATCATCTACACTCTCGTCTTCCTCGCAAGGTTTTCAATCCACGATATCGTGAAGAGGGAGGTCGCCGACCCGGAGGTTTACGCCTACACCGGCGGCGCCGTCCTATTCTACATCGCCTCCACGGCTCTAGCCCTGCAATACCTTACTCCGCAGTACGTTCTCGTTCAAACCATCTTCTCGCTCGCGATAGCCCCGGGCTTGTTCTACGCACTATATGTTAAGGGGTTGATGGGGCTGGGAGACGTGTACGTGGCGTCGGGGTTGTCTCTAACGTTCACATACCCTGTTCTATTCAACCTGTCGAACGCTCCCGGGACGCCGGTCATCCTCCCCCCGGTGATCACCATCATCCTCTACGCTTGCGCGTCAATCATACTGTACTCGATAGTGAAGGCGCTCTACACGGTTTTAAAGTATAAGGAAATGGTTTCACAGCTCAGCACAAAGCACAAGATCCTACTCCCCATCCTGGCTAAACCCATGAGGATCAGAGAGTACTTGGAGACGAGGTTCTTCTATCCTCTAACCATCATTGAGGAGAGGGAGGGCGGGGTTGCATACGCGGTTAGGCTGACCTACGATGTCGAGAGGGAAGAGTACACGGCACACCAAGAGAGGCTTAAGAAGCTGTTGGAGAAGGGCCTGGTAAAACCCGACGACTACATATGGGTTTCATACGGAATACCCTTCCTGGCGTTAATACTCATGGGGCTGGTCCTCTTCCTCCTAATAGGGGATGGGCCGTTGACCCCCGGCCTCCCTAGGTGA
- a CDS encoding IS607 family transposase: MSEKLLRPREVCEKLGVSYSTLRRWIEAGYVKAVRTVGGKYRVPESEVRRILESRTKETRAVVYARVSSHDQREDLERQVRYLLEYCASKGYRVVEVLTDVASGLKTDRKGLRKLFELVTSRQVEVVVVTYRDRLTRFGFEYLEYFFNQHGARIEVVFGEEPKDAYQELVEDLIEIITSFAGKLYGMRSRRKKKLVEEFRKLIEVVEKSGEDNGN, encoded by the coding sequence ATGTCTGAAAAGTTGTTGAGACCCAGAGAGGTTTGCGAGAAACTTGGTGTTAGCTACTCTACTCTCCGTAGGTGGATCGAGGCAGGCTACGTAAAGGCTGTTAGAACCGTTGGTGGTAAGTACAGAGTTCCCGAGAGTGAAGTCAGGAGGATTCTCGAATCACGCACTAAGGAGACCAGGGCAGTTGTGTACGCCAGAGTATCCTCACACGACCAGAGAGAAGACCTCGAGAGGCAGGTCAGATACCTACTAGAGTACTGCGCATCTAAAGGATACAGAGTAGTTGAGGTTTTAACAGACGTAGCATCAGGGTTGAAGACAGATAGGAAGGGTTTGAGAAAGCTCTTCGAGTTGGTTACCTCTAGACAGGTAGAAGTTGTTGTCGTAACCTACAGGGATAGGTTAACGAGATTCGGCTTCGAGTACCTAGAGTACTTCTTCAACCAGCACGGCGCTAGGATAGAGGTTGTCTTCGGAGAGGAACCCAAGGATGCGTACCAGGAGCTCGTAGAGGATCTAATAGAGATTATCACCTCCTTCGCTGGTAAACTGTACGGCATGAGGAGTCGTAGAAAGAAGAAGCTAGTGGAGGAGTTCAGAAAACTGATAGAGGTGGTAGAGAAGAGTGGAGAAGACAACGGTAACTAG
- a CDS encoding transposase codes for MEKTTVTRTVIVESEKLPRRVFRVFVELEEVYRSMVEQLVLYAVGSKTTSFTKLRALKYRELRNTYPHIPSHYVYTACQDACTRAKSFLKLKKTRLKNKEYPEVKDVSIWLDDHLWKLEGLTRIGVATHRGWIHVDIKPHKQFWRYVNSGWRFRSECRVKLNKRERKLILYFVFAKDVELYQPKGYVTVDVNENSIAVLVDGRVYLFETNMEKIVLGYYYRGKRVQEKYDSLYGPGCRTRRRVLRKLNEKGKKTDAKWKIANIVVREAVKHGYAIAMEKLGKRPAENMIKRVKDKQLKHRIYQASFRGVQRAVEEKAKEHGVSVVYIDPRNTSKQCPVHGAIIRYDNNSRIGICSTGGERWHRDVVACFNLLLKALGGDGSNAPSHPGLELDGSPVPLGSTATHEPIQIPVSVWGRWKSLDTKEHKQTNKNEYPGTNGVEERVRPGSSVRFNEGELRR; via the coding sequence GTGGAGAAGACAACGGTAACTAGAACCGTTATAGTTGAATCCGAGAAGCTACCGCGGAGAGTTTTCAGAGTGTTCGTGGAGCTCGAGGAAGTATACAGAAGCATGGTTGAGCAACTAGTGCTCTATGCTGTCGGAAGTAAAACCACCTCGTTCACCAAGCTCAGGGCGTTGAAGTACAGAGAGCTGAGAAACACCTATCCACACATACCGTCGCACTACGTGTACACAGCATGCCAGGACGCGTGCACCAGAGCTAAGAGCTTTCTAAAGCTAAAGAAGACGAGGTTAAAAAATAAAGAGTATCCAGAGGTTAAAGATGTATCCATATGGCTTGACGATCACCTGTGGAAGCTTGAGGGGTTAACTAGGATTGGAGTTGCTACTCACAGAGGTTGGATACACGTAGACATCAAACCGCATAAGCAGTTCTGGAGGTACGTCAACAGCGGATGGAGGTTCAGATCCGAGTGCAGGGTCAAGTTGAATAAAAGGGAGAGAAAGCTTATCCTATACTTCGTCTTCGCGAAAGATGTAGAGCTTTATCAACCGAAGGGGTACGTTACCGTAGACGTGAACGAGAACAGTATTGCTGTTCTGGTTGATGGTAGAGTTTACCTCTTCGAGACGAACATGGAGAAGATTGTGCTCGGATACTACTACAGGGGGAAACGTGTTCAGGAGAAGTACGATTCGCTCTACGGACCCGGGTGTAGAACTAGGAGGAGGGTTTTGAGAAAGCTCAACGAGAAGGGGAAGAAGACCGATGCTAAGTGGAAGATCGCGAACATAGTTGTCAGGGAAGCTGTTAAGCATGGATACGCAATCGCTATGGAGAAGCTTGGAAAGAGACCTGCTGAAAACATGATAAAGAGAGTAAAGGATAAGCAACTCAAACACAGGATCTACCAAGCATCCTTCAGAGGAGTTCAGAGAGCTGTAGAAGAGAAAGCGAAGGAGCACGGTGTTTCAGTAGTGTACATAGATCCGAGGAACACTTCCAAGCAATGTCCAGTACATGGAGCTATTATAAGATACGACAACAACTCAAGAATAGGTATTTGCAGTACTGGTGGCGAAAGATGGCATAGAGACGTTGTTGCATGCTTCAACCTTCTCCTCAAAGCCCTGGGTGGTGATGGGAGCAATGCTCCGAGCCATCCAGGGCTTGAGCTAGATGGGAGCCCCGTGCCGTTGGGCTCGACAGCCACCCATGAACCCATACAGATACCGGTGTCTGTATGGGGGAGGTGGAAGTCCCTGGATACGAAAGAACATAAACAAACAAACAAAAACGAATATCCAGGGACAAACGGAGTCGAAGAGCGTGTTCGGCCTGGCTCAAGTGTTCGATTCAACGAGGGAGAACTACGGCGGTAG
- the radA gene encoding DNA repair and recombination protein RadA, with product MSREVREKSEGRVLSVRDLPGVNPAIADKLEAAGYSSAWTIVVARVDELAEKTGIPPTALQKIIESARRALGITFKTAREVKLERLNVKKITTGSKSLDDLLGGGIETKTITEFYGEYGSGKTQICHQLSVNVQLPAERGGLQGKAVYVDTEGTFRWERIEAMARALGLEPDQVMDNIFYMRAYNSDHQVSIIDDLFNFVPKNDVKLVVVDSVTSHFRAEFPGREHLAERQQKLNAHLHQLMRLAEAFNIAVVVTNQVMARPDVFYGDPTVAVGGHVLAHTPGVRVQLRRSKGNKRIARVVDAPHLPEGEAVFIITEEGIRDSEEE from the coding sequence GTGAGTCGTGAAGTCAGGGAGAAGAGTGAAGGCAGGGTTTTATCGGTGAGGGATCTACCGGGCGTTAACCCGGCGATAGCCGACAAGCTCGAGGCCGCCGGCTACTCCTCAGCCTGGACCATCGTGGTCGCCAGGGTCGACGAGCTGGCGGAGAAAACAGGCATCCCGCCCACGGCGCTCCAGAAGATTATTGAGAGCGCGAGGAGGGCTCTCGGCATAACCTTTAAGACGGCGAGGGAGGTGAAGCTCGAGAGGTTGAACGTGAAGAAGATCACGACTGGGAGCAAGAGCCTGGACGACCTCCTGGGAGGAGGCATTGAGACGAAGACTATTACAGAGTTCTACGGGGAGTACGGGAGCGGTAAAACCCAGATATGCCACCAGCTCAGCGTCAACGTACAGCTTCCCGCGGAAAGGGGCGGTCTACAGGGGAAGGCAGTCTACGTGGATACCGAGGGAACCTTTAGGTGGGAGAGGATTGAAGCCATGGCCAGGGCCCTTGGGCTCGAGCCGGACCAGGTGATGGATAACATATTCTACATGAGGGCTTACAACAGCGACCACCAGGTTTCAATAATAGATGACCTATTCAACTTCGTGCCGAAGAACGACGTCAAGCTGGTAGTGGTCGACAGCGTTACCAGCCACTTCCGCGCCGAGTTCCCGGGTCGAGAACACCTTGCCGAGAGGCAGCAGAAGCTCAACGCCCACCTCCACCAGTTGATGAGGCTTGCGGAAGCGTTCAACATAGCCGTCGTAGTCACTAATCAAGTGATGGCTAGGCCCGACGTTTTCTACGGTGATCCAACGGTGGCTGTAGGGGGACACGTGCTAGCCCACACACCGGGCGTTAGAGTTCAGTTGAGGAGGTCTAAGGGGAACAAGAGGATTGCTAGAGTAGTCGACGCTCCCCACTTACCTGAGGGCGAAGCAGTATTCATCATAACCGAGGAGGGTATAAGGGATTCGGAGGAAGAGTAA
- a CDS encoding threonine--tRNA ligase, with the protein MDPLKLLLIHSKTFQYTPIQPAVKEPEELREGLREQSFENALVVFTSVENGDDSSVVEKARDEILSAADQVKPSVIVLYPYAHLSSDLAPPFTAMSLMEELAAAVSSSTSIPVHKAPFGWYKSFRIECYGHPLSELSKTVKKTSGVGQKRVIEKKFYIMTPDGSLHDPLSFDYSSYPELKILVDKEVLGKELEGGENKVNEYCRKFGFEWEPMSDHGHMRYGPHAVVMMESVFKYSWRVASELGIPVFKVMGTNMFNLKEKPVYEHAALFGDRLYEVDLDEDKFVLRYAACHQQFAMLRDWVISYHHLPFGAFEVADSYRLEQRGEVALCFRLRKFYMPDLHIFNKDLGEAVRVSRIVQDRIIEEAGKLGRKYVALYNVTSDFLENHKEELLEFVRRESYPVLLAVIPGGIYYWVLNVEYHIIDNLKRPREIATFQIDVGNGRRFNITYVDEKGEKHHPVIIHTAILGGVERYIYMILDTAALTELNGQTPYIPTWISPVQVRIIPVSKEYNEHALKIASEILRAGFRVDVDDRDETLGRKIRDAGREWIPYIVVVGEREVKTGTVNVRVRRSNDQTVMRVDELIELLRKETEGYPVVESTMPVRLSQRPLPSYKQ; encoded by the coding sequence GTGGACCCTTTGAAACTACTGCTCATACACTCGAAGACTTTCCAGTACACTCCTATACAGCCGGCTGTCAAGGAGCCCGAGGAGCTCAGGGAAGGGCTGAGGGAGCAGAGCTTCGAGAACGCGCTCGTAGTCTTCACAAGCGTTGAAAACGGCGACGACTCCAGCGTCGTCGAGAAGGCTCGAGACGAGATACTGAGCGCGGCAGACCAGGTCAAGCCCTCCGTAATAGTCCTGTACCCCTACGCGCACTTATCCAGCGACCTGGCACCCCCCTTCACAGCCATGAGCCTAATGGAGGAGCTAGCGGCGGCTGTCTCCAGCTCGACCAGCATACCGGTTCACAAGGCGCCGTTCGGATGGTACAAGTCGTTCAGGATCGAGTGCTACGGTCACCCGTTGAGCGAGTTGTCGAAGACCGTTAAGAAGACGAGCGGCGTTGGGCAGAAGAGAGTGATCGAGAAGAAGTTCTACATCATGACGCCGGATGGGAGCCTCCACGATCCCCTGAGCTTCGACTACTCGAGCTACCCCGAGCTGAAGATCCTCGTGGATAAGGAGGTCCTGGGGAAGGAGCTTGAGGGCGGTGAGAACAAGGTTAACGAGTACTGCAGGAAGTTCGGGTTCGAATGGGAGCCCATGAGCGATCACGGGCACATGAGGTACGGGCCCCACGCGGTAGTGATGATGGAGTCGGTGTTCAAGTACTCGTGGAGGGTTGCGAGCGAGCTGGGCATCCCAGTGTTCAAGGTGATGGGTACGAACATGTTCAACTTGAAGGAGAAACCCGTTTACGAGCACGCAGCCTTGTTCGGCGACAGGCTCTACGAGGTCGACCTGGATGAGGACAAGTTCGTCCTGAGGTATGCTGCCTGCCACCAGCAGTTTGCAATGCTGAGGGACTGGGTGATAAGCTACCACCACCTTCCATTCGGGGCTTTCGAAGTAGCCGACAGCTACAGGCTCGAGCAGAGGGGCGAGGTCGCGCTGTGCTTCAGGCTGAGGAAGTTCTACATGCCCGACCTCCACATCTTCAACAAGGACTTGGGGGAGGCTGTTAGGGTCTCCAGGATCGTTCAGGACAGGATAATCGAGGAGGCCGGGAAGCTCGGCAGGAAGTACGTTGCGCTATACAATGTCACTTCCGACTTCCTCGAGAACCATAAGGAGGAGCTTCTCGAGTTCGTCAGGAGAGAGAGCTATCCAGTGCTCCTCGCAGTCATCCCAGGTGGAATATACTACTGGGTGTTGAACGTCGAGTACCATATTATCGATAATTTGAAGCGGCCGCGCGAGATAGCCACGTTCCAAATAGACGTAGGGAACGGTCGGAGGTTCAATATAACGTATGTTGACGAGAAGGGCGAGAAACACCATCCCGTTATCATTCACACGGCGATACTGGGCGGGGTCGAGAGGTACATCTACATGATACTCGACACCGCCGCTTTAACGGAGCTGAACGGTCAAACCCCTTACATACCTACTTGGATAAGCCCGGTGCAAGTCAGGATAATACCGGTCTCCAAGGAGTATAATGAACACGCGCTGAAAATAGCCTCGGAGATCCTCAGGGCGGGCTTCCGAGTCGACGTCGACGACCGCGACGAGACCCTTGGGAGGAAGATAAGGGATGCCGGGAGAGAGTGGATACCATACATAGTAGTCGTCGGGGAGAGGGAGGTTAAAACGGGAACCGTTAACGTCAGGGTGAGGAGGAGCAATGATCAAACGGTGATGAGGGTTGACGAGCTAATAGAATTATTGAGGAAGGAGACGGAGGGATATCCCGTCGTTGAATCCACGATGCCGGTGAGGCTGAGCCAGAGGCCTCTGCCCTCCTACAAGCAGTAG
- a CDS encoding phosphoadenosine phosphosulfate reductase family protein, producing the protein MEYLSWSKTPSVPVLSRKGGWRITRDVWLAGAWERRLVAALVEKYFDFKLDLERELLIFHRAPSWSSHVDYAFEFHASALRLGVAYYDLREGWVLSPTGALGSLLESLGAPACELEPSRHVKGKYVALPPDCPLKARMVLVRMGRHVGVGRRVNGGLGRVKIKDVAPRGFRMLPPGRIEDLVELNREVVEDKAGEAKGFIKRVYGSVQKSRKIPVSFSGGADSTAVLSLAVEALGAEKVLAVYSDTGLEFPESLKYAEEVASKLGVELVVLKPSVDVLSLVGEKGLMSVEDRWCTRILKLEPLKKFYRGSGVAVYLDGARDYESFNRARTPRIGYNPLIPGVKRALPIKDWTRLLVQIYLYSRGVRLNPLYDQGFTRIGCVACPAMHLYELHLSYSRHKMVHEELIKASGVERSSYLRLEWGK; encoded by the coding sequence ATGGAGTACTTATCGTGGTCTAAGACGCCGTCTGTTCCAGTTTTAAGCAGGAAAGGAGGCTGGAGGATCACCAGGGATGTCTGGCTCGCCGGCGCTTGGGAGAGGAGGCTCGTAGCCGCGCTGGTTGAAAAGTACTTCGACTTCAAACTCGACCTCGAAAGGGAGCTCCTAATCTTCCACAGGGCTCCCTCATGGAGCAGCCATGTAGACTATGCTTTCGAATTCCACGCGAGCGCACTGAGGCTGGGCGTCGCGTACTATGATTTAAGGGAGGGCTGGGTTCTATCGCCAACTGGGGCTCTCGGCAGCCTGCTCGAGTCCCTGGGTGCTCCGGCCTGCGAGCTGGAGCCCAGCAGGCATGTTAAAGGTAAGTACGTAGCCCTCCCGCCCGACTGCCCGCTGAAGGCTCGCATGGTCCTCGTTAGAATGGGGAGGCATGTTGGAGTTGGGAGGAGAGTCAACGGAGGCCTGGGACGCGTAAAGATCAAGGACGTAGCCCCCCGGGGCTTCAGGATGCTTCCTCCCGGAAGGATTGAGGACCTGGTCGAGCTGAACAGAGAGGTCGTCGAGGATAAGGCGGGCGAGGCGAAGGGTTTCATCAAGAGGGTCTACGGAAGCGTTCAGAAATCCCGTAAGATCCCCGTCTCCTTCAGCGGCGGGGCAGACTCTACTGCGGTGCTGAGCCTTGCGGTTGAAGCACTGGGGGCTGAGAAGGTCCTAGCAGTGTACAGCGACACGGGCTTAGAGTTCCCCGAGAGCTTGAAGTATGCTGAGGAAGTAGCATCTAAGCTCGGGGTGGAGCTAGTAGTGTTGAAGCCGAGCGTCGACGTGCTCAGCCTGGTGGGGGAGAAGGGCTTGATGAGCGTGGAGGACAGGTGGTGCACGAGGATCCTGAAGCTGGAGCCGCTGAAGAAGTTCTACAGGGGAAGCGGGGTCGCAGTCTACCTTGACGGGGCGAGGGATTACGAGAGCTTCAACCGGGCGAGGACGCCGAGGATCGGGTATAACCCGCTGATTCCGGGGGTCAAGAGGGCCCTGCCCATTAAGGATTGGACCAGGCTTCTAGTCCAAATATACCTGTACTCCAGGGGTGTGCGGCTGAATCCGCTGTACGATCAGGGCTTCACCAGGATTGGATGCGTTGCTTGCCCGGCGATGCACTTGTACGAGCTCCACTTGTCCTACTCGAGGCACAAGATGGTTCATGAAGAACTGATCAAGGCATCCGGCGTGGAGCGGTCTAGCTACTTGAGGCTTGAGTGGGGGAAGTGA
- a CDS encoding NAD-dependent epimerase/dehydratase family protein, giving the protein MNHVLVTGGAGFIGSHLVDYLLSKGYSVRVVDNLSSGRLEHVSRHLGNRDFQFVKGDLKNRETALEVVRGVDTVFHLAANPEVRLSTTEPEVHFNENLQATFNLLEACRRQGGVELFVFASSSTVYGDAKVLPTPETHEVKPISVYGASKAGCEALLSSYAHLYGFKGVSLRYANIVGERLRHGVIYDFILKLMRNPLELEILGDGSQRKSYLYVRDAVEATVTAAEKSGENYDCFNIGNDDWITVKEIAEIVSKAMGVNPVFKYVSTVRDGRGWPGDVKFMLLSIEKIRRLGWSPRLSSRQAVEETARALVREIASDRRPPR; this is encoded by the coding sequence TTGAACCACGTACTGGTCACCGGCGGCGCTGGCTTCATAGGGAGCCACTTAGTCGACTACTTGTTGAGCAAGGGTTACTCGGTCAGAGTAGTGGACAACTTGAGCAGCGGGCGCTTAGAACATGTTTCAAGACACCTGGGGAACAGGGACTTCCAGTTCGTGAAGGGGGATTTGAAAAACAGGGAGACGGCGCTAGAGGTCGTCAGAGGCGTTGACACCGTCTTCCACTTGGCCGCCAACCCCGAGGTGAGGCTGAGCACTACCGAGCCCGAGGTGCATTTCAACGAGAACCTTCAGGCCACCTTCAACCTGCTCGAGGCCTGCAGGAGGCAAGGAGGCGTTGAACTATTCGTGTTCGCGAGCTCGAGCACCGTATACGGCGACGCCAAGGTTCTACCGACTCCCGAGACCCATGAGGTAAAGCCTATAAGCGTCTACGGTGCTTCTAAGGCTGGTTGCGAAGCGCTGCTCTCCTCCTACGCTCACCTCTACGGTTTCAAAGGAGTATCACTGCGATACGCCAACATCGTGGGGGAGAGGCTGAGGCACGGAGTCATCTACGACTTCATCCTCAAGCTGATGAGGAATCCCTTGGAGCTCGAGATACTGGGCGACGGCTCTCAGAGGAAGAGCTACCTCTACGTGAGGGATGCTGTCGAGGCAACGGTCACGGCGGCCGAGAAGTCTGGGGAAAACTACGATTGCTTCAACATCGGAAACGATGACTGGATTACAGTGAAAGAGATAGCTGAGATCGTCTCGAAGGCAATGGGGGTTAACCCAGTATTCAAGTACGTGTCCACCGTCAGGGATGGGAGGGGGTGGCCGGGGGACGTCAAGTTCATGCTCCTCAGCATTGAAAAGATCAGGAGGCTGGGCTGGTCGCCGAGGCTCTCCAGCAGGCAGGCCGTGGAGGAGACGGCTAGGGCGCTTGTCCGGGAGATCGCCTCAGACCGCCGCCCGCCCCGCTGA
- the feoB gene encoding ferrous iron transport protein B — MAEIRVALVGQPNVGKSTLFKALTGGETRIANWPGTSVERIEGLVKHKGWDIRIVDLPGIYGFSATTFEEKLSRDYILSGEPNVVVVLVDALIPERTLYLAVETLELAGNVIIAFTKTDLAHSHGVHINYGLIQSRLKAPVVPTSAVCEQGLKDLLDKIIETASSKTPPSGTLKLDYGELEPFIDSILKTLARHKGLTNYPLRWLALRLLEGDPELEQRIAGEAGEEVLREIREVRSEASRMLGRDLAALIASKRFHFILELTSAAIVKRRVEERASRYKFFYNPIAGPFVTISIILAMFLAVFALNTGFPLNALLEALGYEEAAVIVEEYSVSGLLDKALSTLQGIIESSIENPFAASFIAEGVVGGVGALLVFIPLILVVSAVLASLEDSGLLPRMAIGAHYLTSKIGLSGASIFPLTLSLGCNVPAILATRASISFREKLRLTLTLPFIPCQARLIVLLAMSTALTSFSSSLLIITGYLASFIVFVAVNYALYRLQDKPRGRSPEILLEIPPLHKPIPKVVWWMTWSDLKHFIKRAGVIIFSASVIIWLLTHTTPGLQPTLDPSSSIAAAVSRLLAPSLRPIGITGEAAWIVLFGLLVGFFAKELFISSLLVISGAATIKQAALAAGLTDAELVPLSVFIVLYVPCLATLSAIYSETRSLRVTALSIATMLTVAYAASTATRLVLVLLQLV; from the coding sequence GTGGCCGAGATAAGAGTAGCCCTCGTGGGCCAGCCGAATGTCGGGAAGTCAACGCTCTTCAAAGCCTTAACGGGCGGCGAGACGAGGATCGCGAACTGGCCAGGCACCTCGGTGGAAAGGATTGAAGGACTCGTCAAGCATAAGGGATGGGATATCCGCATCGTAGACCTTCCGGGCATATACGGGTTCTCCGCGACGACTTTCGAGGAGAAGCTTTCGCGAGACTACATACTTAGCGGCGAGCCAAACGTGGTCGTGGTCCTCGTGGACGCGTTGATCCCGGAGAGAACCCTCTACCTTGCCGTTGAAACCCTCGAGCTCGCCGGCAACGTTATAATAGCTTTCACAAAGACCGACCTAGCCCACTCCCACGGAGTACACATAAACTACGGGTTGATCCAGAGCAGGCTGAAGGCGCCGGTGGTACCCACCTCTGCGGTCTGCGAGCAGGGTTTGAAGGATCTACTGGACAAGATAATTGAAACAGCCTCCTCGAAGACCCCGCCCTCTGGAACGCTCAAGCTGGACTACGGGGAGCTTGAACCATTCATAGACTCCATCCTGAAGACCCTGGCAAGGCATAAAGGGCTGACCAACTACCCTTTGAGATGGCTCGCCTTAAGGCTCCTCGAAGGAGACCCAGAGCTCGAGCAAAGGATCGCCGGGGAAGCCGGTGAGGAAGTCCTAAGGGAGATCAGAGAGGTGAGGAGTGAGGCTTCGAGAATGCTGGGGAGGGATCTAGCAGCCCTGATCGCTTCGAAACGCTTCCACTTCATTCTCGAACTAACCAGCGCGGCAATAGTAAAGCGCAGAGTTGAAGAGCGGGCTTCGAGATACAAGTTCTTCTACAACCCCATCGCGGGGCCCTTTGTCACCATCTCCATCATATTGGCAATGTTCCTCGCAGTCTTCGCGTTGAACACGGGCTTCCCCCTCAACGCCCTGCTCGAGGCGTTAGGCTACGAGGAAGCGGCTGTGATCGTCGAGGAGTACAGCGTCTCGGGACTGCTGGATAAGGCTTTATCGACCTTACAGGGCATTATCGAGTCATCCATTGAAAACCCGTTCGCAGCCTCCTTCATAGCTGAAGGAGTAGTGGGAGGAGTCGGAGCGCTCCTAGTCTTCATCCCCCTGATACTCGTGGTTAGCGCAGTCCTAGCTTCCCTCGAGGACAGCGGCCTCCTCCCGCGAATGGCCATCGGAGCGCACTACTTGACCTCCAAGATAGGATTATCCGGTGCATCGATCTTCCCGCTGACCCTATCTCTCGGATGCAACGTCCCAGCGATACTGGCCACGAGGGCCAGCATCAGCTTCAGAGAGAAACTAAGGCTCACGTTAACGCTACCGTTCATCCCGTGCCAGGCCCGCTTAATAGTCCTGCTCGCGATGTCGACCGCCCTGACGAGCTTCTCCAGCAGCCTCTTAATCATCACCGGGTACTTAGCGTCCTTCATAGTATTCGTTGCCGTGAACTACGCGTTGTACAGGCTACAGGACAAGCCAAGGGGTAGGAGCCCTGAGATACTCCTGGAGATCCCTCCCCTGCACAAGCCCATACCGAAGGTGGTTTGGTGGATGACTTGGAGCGACTTGAAGCACTTCATAAAGAGGGCCGGCGTGATCATCTTCTCGGCAAGCGTGATCATCTGGTTGCTGACGCACACGACCCCGGGGCTTCAGCCAACCCTGGACCCATCCAGCAGCATAGCTGCAGCTGTTTCGAGGCTCCTCGCACCCTCGCTGAGACCGATAGGGATCACGGGCGAGGCGGCATGGATAGTCTTATTCGGACTCCTCGTAGGGTTCTTCGCGAAAGAGCTGTTCATTTCATCCCTCCTAGTCATATCGGGCGCGGCTACCATTAAGCAGGCTGCACTGGCGGCGGGTTTAACCGACGCGGAGCTGGTCCCACTAAGCGTTTTCATAGTCCTCTACGTGCCCTGCTTGGCGACGCTGTCGGCAATATACTCGGAGACCAGGAGCCTCAGGGTAACGGCGTTGTCGATCGCCACGATGCTTACCGTAGCCTACGCGGCCAGCACCGCCACGAGGCTGGTCCTGGTTCTTCTCCAACTAGTGTGA
- a CDS encoding FeoA family protein, which yields MSLTLLGGELTLDAVEEGKVVRVLGFEGRGGWVYRMYQMGVVPGSTLEVLVNNGRGPVILRVMGVEVAVGRGLARRIRVAVLGEGGKWPR from the coding sequence GTGTCCCTAACGTTGCTCGGCGGCGAGCTGACTCTCGATGCTGTTGAGGAGGGGAAGGTTGTCAGAGTGCTGGGTTTCGAGGGGAGGGGCGGCTGGGTCTACAGGATGTATCAAATGGGGGTTGTGCCGGGCTCCACCCTCGAGGTTCTCGTGAACAATGGGAGGGGTCCAGTCATACTGAGGGTTATGGGCGTGGAGGTTGCGGTGGGGAGGGGGTTGGCGAGGAGGATAAGAGTAGCCGTCCTCGGGGAGGGTGGGAAGTGGCCGAGATAA